A stretch of Anolis sagrei isolate rAnoSag1 chromosome X, rAnoSag1.mat, whole genome shotgun sequence DNA encodes these proteins:
- the LOC132782022 gene encoding diacylglycerol lipase-beta isoform X2 has product MGQILLCSDPAWIGILVLYAIHKGQFNCNGGVLLHSYLLVLLILLAAVICALSSILYISMQGTISNPGPRKSLPKLLYLRLGLFLPELVWAVVGAVWVSDGRINCEKTMISAIFGTVIASWVIIVFTVVAIVVVFDPLGGKKMLYVAHCPNRNLESSQSDQLFYNVKKTATRVWEKRIRLLCCCIVQDDDHRVAFTSIAELFRSYFADTDLVPSDVAAGLTLLHQEQDKVENCPKEPDDVLTQSPLSPVANDLDEELENAAHYMKFAAATYGWPYYIMTNPFTGLCKLKGDCCRRSPVETDIIGDDRFNMHFGSILKMTGLQYRDFIHMSFHNKIYEIPFFVALDHKKEAIVVAVRGTLSFEDVLTDLSADCENLTLEDVLENGLVHKGITQAANYIYQRLINDGILNQAFTIAPEYKLVVVGHSLGGGTASILAIMLKNAFPNLKCYAFSPPGGLLSKSLADYSKQFIISIILGKDVVPRLSMPNMEDLKRRIIRIVANCNRPKYQILLHGCWYEVFGGEPDNFPTELDGRNELALAQPLLAEESLMVHRSPSYNSLDDDSPLNSPPQYPHLFLPGRIIHIVEENSTRRWCSSDVRYTANWSKETAFGNILISPKMLTDHMPDVVLKALDSLIQANTSFLSCQAQGDSSVNIV; this is encoded by the exons ATGGGCCAGATCTTGCTTTGCTCTGATCCAGC GTGGATTGGGATTTTGGTGTTGTATGCTATTCACAAAGGACAATTTAACTGCAATGGAGGAGTGCTGTTGCACAGTTACCTTCTCGTCCTCCTTATTCTCCTGGCAGCCGTAATATGTGCTCTATCTTCTATTTTGTACATCAGCATGCAAG GAACAATTTCCAATCCTGGGCCAAGGAAGTCTCTTCCAAAATTGCTGTACCTGCGCCTCGGTCTTTTTTTGCCCGAACTGGTCTGGGCTGTTGTGGGTGCTGTCTGGGTATCGGATGGCAGAATAAACTGTGAAAAGACGATGATCAGCGCTATATTTGGAACAGTCATTGCCAG CTGGGTGATCATTGTCTTCACTGTGGTGGCCATTGTGGTTGTCTTTGATCCTCTTGGTGGGAAGAAGATGCTGTACGTGGCTCACTGCCCCAACCGTAACCTGGAGAGTAGTCAGTCGGACCAACTCTTTTACAATGTCAAAAAGACAGCAACTCGGGTCTGGGAGAAAAGAATCCGGTTGCTGTGTTGCTGCATCGTGCAGGACGATGACCACCGAGTGGCTTTTACAAGCATTGCAGAGCTTTTCCGAAGCTACTTTGCA gACACTGACTTGGTGCCTAGCGATGTGGCAGCAGGCCTGACCCTGCTTCACCAGGAGCAAGATAAAGTGGAAAACTGTCCTAAAGAGCCTGATGATGTTCTCACCCAGTCGCCACTGTCTCCTGTG GCAAATGATTTGGACGAAGAACTGGAAAATGCTGCTCATTATATGAAGTTTGCTGCAGCTACCTATGGTTGGCCCTACTATATCATGACAAACCCTTTTACAGGACTCTGTAAGCTTAAAGGTGACTG CTGCAGAAGGAGCCCAGTAGAGACTGATATCATTGGCGATGACCGTTTCAACATGCATTTTGGATCCATCTTAAAAATGACGGGGCTGCAATACAGAGATTTCATTCACATGAGCTTTCACAATAAG ATTTATGAGATACCGTTCTTCGTTGCTTTGGATCACAAAAAAGAGGCCATTGTCGTAGCTGTGAGAGGAACCTTGTCATTTGAG GACGTCCTCACAGACCTGTCAGCAGATTGTGAAAATTTAACTTTAGAAGATGTCCTGGAAAACGGCCTGGTACATAAG GGAATCACCCAGGCTGCCAACTACATTTACCAGAGACTAATCAATGATGGCATTTTGAACCAAGCCTTCACCATCGCTCCT GAATATAAACTGGTTGTCGTGGGACACAGTTTAGGAGGAGGAACGGCCTCCATCTTGGCAATCATGCTCAAAAACGCTTTCCCAAACCTGAAGTGTTATGCTTTTTCTCCACCAGGAGGTCTGTTGAG taaaTCGCTTGCGGACTACTCTAAGCAGTTCATTATTTCAATCATTCTTGGAAAAGACGTTGTTCCAAG GTTAAGTATGCCCAACATGGAAGACCTGAAGAGAAGGATCATTAGAATCGTGGCCAACTGTAACAGACCCAAG TACCAGATCTTGCTGCATGGCTGTTGGTACGAAGTGTTTGGAGGGGAACCGGATAACTTTCCCACCGAACTGGACGGTCGGAATGAGTTGGCTTTGGCCCAGCCTCTCCTGGCCGAAGAGAGCCTCATGGTCCACCGGTCACCTTCCTACAACAGCCTGGATGACGACTCACCTTTAAACTCTCCTCCGCAGTATCCTCACCTGTTTCTCCCTGGGAGAATCATTCACATTGTGGAGGAAAACAGCACAAGAAG GTGGTGCTCTTCAGACGTCAGGTACACTGCCAACTGGTCAAAAGAAACTGCCTTTGGTAACATTTTAATCAGCCCCAAGATGTTGACGGATCACATGCCGGATGTTGTCCTCAAAGCCCTCGACAGTCTTATTCAAGCCAACACGTCTTTCCTTTCCTGTCAAGCACAAGGAGACTCCTCCGTGAACATTGTATAA
- the LOC132782022 gene encoding diacylglycerol lipase-beta isoform X1 has product MPGMVMFGRRWAIGSDDFVFPGAFELFIRMIWWIGILVLYAIHKGQFNCNGGVLLHSYLLVLLILLAAVICALSSILYISMQGTISNPGPRKSLPKLLYLRLGLFLPELVWAVVGAVWVSDGRINCEKTMISAIFGTVIASWVIIVFTVVAIVVVFDPLGGKKMLYVAHCPNRNLESSQSDQLFYNVKKTATRVWEKRIRLLCCCIVQDDDHRVAFTSIAELFRSYFADTDLVPSDVAAGLTLLHQEQDKVENCPKEPDDVLTQSPLSPVANDLDEELENAAHYMKFAAATYGWPYYIMTNPFTGLCKLKGDCCRRSPVETDIIGDDRFNMHFGSILKMTGLQYRDFIHMSFHNKIYEIPFFVALDHKKEAIVVAVRGTLSFEDVLTDLSADCENLTLEDVLENGLVHKGITQAANYIYQRLINDGILNQAFTIAPEYKLVVVGHSLGGGTASILAIMLKNAFPNLKCYAFSPPGGLLSKSLADYSKQFIISIILGKDVVPRLSMPNMEDLKRRIIRIVANCNRPKYQILLHGCWYEVFGGEPDNFPTELDGRNELALAQPLLAEESLMVHRSPSYNSLDDDSPLNSPPQYPHLFLPGRIIHIVEENSTRRWCSSDVRYTANWSKETAFGNILISPKMLTDHMPDVVLKALDSLIQANTSFLSCQAQGDSSVNIV; this is encoded by the exons ATGCCTGGGATGGTCATGTTTGGGAGGCGCTGGGCCATCGGCAGTGATGACTTTGTCTTTCCAGGAGCCTTTGAGCTCTTCATCAGAATGATCTG GTGGATTGGGATTTTGGTGTTGTATGCTATTCACAAAGGACAATTTAACTGCAATGGAGGAGTGCTGTTGCACAGTTACCTTCTCGTCCTCCTTATTCTCCTGGCAGCCGTAATATGTGCTCTATCTTCTATTTTGTACATCAGCATGCAAG GAACAATTTCCAATCCTGGGCCAAGGAAGTCTCTTCCAAAATTGCTGTACCTGCGCCTCGGTCTTTTTTTGCCCGAACTGGTCTGGGCTGTTGTGGGTGCTGTCTGGGTATCGGATGGCAGAATAAACTGTGAAAAGACGATGATCAGCGCTATATTTGGAACAGTCATTGCCAG CTGGGTGATCATTGTCTTCACTGTGGTGGCCATTGTGGTTGTCTTTGATCCTCTTGGTGGGAAGAAGATGCTGTACGTGGCTCACTGCCCCAACCGTAACCTGGAGAGTAGTCAGTCGGACCAACTCTTTTACAATGTCAAAAAGACAGCAACTCGGGTCTGGGAGAAAAGAATCCGGTTGCTGTGTTGCTGCATCGTGCAGGACGATGACCACCGAGTGGCTTTTACAAGCATTGCAGAGCTTTTCCGAAGCTACTTTGCA gACACTGACTTGGTGCCTAGCGATGTGGCAGCAGGCCTGACCCTGCTTCACCAGGAGCAAGATAAAGTGGAAAACTGTCCTAAAGAGCCTGATGATGTTCTCACCCAGTCGCCACTGTCTCCTGTG GCAAATGATTTGGACGAAGAACTGGAAAATGCTGCTCATTATATGAAGTTTGCTGCAGCTACCTATGGTTGGCCCTACTATATCATGACAAACCCTTTTACAGGACTCTGTAAGCTTAAAGGTGACTG CTGCAGAAGGAGCCCAGTAGAGACTGATATCATTGGCGATGACCGTTTCAACATGCATTTTGGATCCATCTTAAAAATGACGGGGCTGCAATACAGAGATTTCATTCACATGAGCTTTCACAATAAG ATTTATGAGATACCGTTCTTCGTTGCTTTGGATCACAAAAAAGAGGCCATTGTCGTAGCTGTGAGAGGAACCTTGTCATTTGAG GACGTCCTCACAGACCTGTCAGCAGATTGTGAAAATTTAACTTTAGAAGATGTCCTGGAAAACGGCCTGGTACATAAG GGAATCACCCAGGCTGCCAACTACATTTACCAGAGACTAATCAATGATGGCATTTTGAACCAAGCCTTCACCATCGCTCCT GAATATAAACTGGTTGTCGTGGGACACAGTTTAGGAGGAGGAACGGCCTCCATCTTGGCAATCATGCTCAAAAACGCTTTCCCAAACCTGAAGTGTTATGCTTTTTCTCCACCAGGAGGTCTGTTGAG taaaTCGCTTGCGGACTACTCTAAGCAGTTCATTATTTCAATCATTCTTGGAAAAGACGTTGTTCCAAG GTTAAGTATGCCCAACATGGAAGACCTGAAGAGAAGGATCATTAGAATCGTGGCCAACTGTAACAGACCCAAG TACCAGATCTTGCTGCATGGCTGTTGGTACGAAGTGTTTGGAGGGGAACCGGATAACTTTCCCACCGAACTGGACGGTCGGAATGAGTTGGCTTTGGCCCAGCCTCTCCTGGCCGAAGAGAGCCTCATGGTCCACCGGTCACCTTCCTACAACAGCCTGGATGACGACTCACCTTTAAACTCTCCTCCGCAGTATCCTCACCTGTTTCTCCCTGGGAGAATCATTCACATTGTGGAGGAAAACAGCACAAGAAG GTGGTGCTCTTCAGACGTCAGGTACACTGCCAACTGGTCAAAAGAAACTGCCTTTGGTAACATTTTAATCAGCCCCAAGATGTTGACGGATCACATGCCGGATGTTGTCCTCAAAGCCCTCGACAGTCTTATTCAAGCCAACACGTCTTTCCTTTCCTGTCAAGCACAAGGAGACTCCTCCGTGAACATTGTATAA